In Chryseobacterium oranimense, a single window of DNA contains:
- a CDS encoding ABC transporter ATP-binding protein, with protein sequence MIYGTLFLTFLGALAAQVNPIVLKYTVDEVTKLTHLPHPMSEGVHILIVISIILLGKELLNIFINFGQKFYGEKIRINVSSVLAQSAIDKILMYRVAYFNDENHESGKLQIRIDRGIESLTKLVQNFFIDILPLFSNAIIALIIMYMQNVYVGMVSTIIVPIYFYISSLQAKKLGGVRRQLRNQRERKTSGLLNLINSIMVIKSFVREKFEGKKQYDLQMELMESQMFTRKTNFIYDGLKTFIEQFGVVLIILLTVYLVLDQQMTIGAIMLHIMLFNNISAPIRQLHRIYDDMNDAMIYAEGYFEILNADDEKEPNGTFVEKEIKGNFELKNVDFSYPNGTQALHNVSMKIENGKTTALVGLSGAGKSTVINLLCKFYLPDSGEILLDGVNLDEYDNTFLRDDLGLVLQKNHIFQGSIEDNIRYGDMNASFEEIQEASKKAYLHDQILDLPDGYQHDATQLSGGQQQRIAIARLFLKNPPIIFLDEPTASLDAIATEQIKNSLDAIKEGRTVVIISHSLSQILDSDTIYVMKKGRVVESGTHDELVQLNGTYREIFDASARSLNLDKLVSTFKDN encoded by the coding sequence ATGATTTACGGAACATTGTTTCTGACTTTTTTAGGGGCTCTTGCGGCACAGGTCAATCCAATTGTCTTAAAATATACGGTAGATGAGGTCACCAAACTTACCCATCTTCCACATCCTATGTCTGAGGGCGTTCATATTCTGATCGTCATTTCTATCATTTTGCTGGGAAAAGAACTGCTTAATATTTTTATCAATTTCGGACAGAAATTTTATGGTGAAAAAATAAGGATCAATGTAAGTTCCGTTCTGGCGCAGTCCGCTATTGACAAAATCCTGATGTACAGGGTTGCTTATTTCAATGATGAAAATCATGAATCCGGAAAGCTGCAAATCAGGATAGACCGTGGGATTGAAAGCCTGACAAAACTGGTGCAGAATTTTTTCATCGATATACTGCCGCTTTTTTCCAATGCCATTATCGCCCTCATCATTATGTACATGCAGAATGTGTATGTAGGGATGGTTTCTACGATTATTGTTCCCATCTACTTTTATATCAGTTCATTACAGGCGAAAAAGCTCGGAGGGGTACGCCGCCAGCTTAGAAATCAACGGGAAAGAAAGACTTCCGGACTTTTGAACCTGATTAATTCCATTATGGTAATTAAAAGTTTTGTCCGTGAAAAATTTGAAGGAAAAAAACAGTATGATTTGCAGATGGAACTGATGGAAAGTCAGATGTTCACGAGAAAAACCAACTTCATCTATGATGGCTTAAAAACTTTTATAGAACAGTTTGGGGTGGTTTTAATCATTCTTCTAACGGTTTATCTGGTGCTCGATCAGCAGATGACAATTGGAGCAATTATGCTTCATATAATGCTTTTTAACAATATTTCGGCTCCCATCCGCCAGCTGCACAGGATTTACGATGATATGAATGATGCCATGATCTATGCGGAAGGCTATTTTGAAATCCTTAATGCCGATGATGAGAAAGAACCGAACGGAACCTTTGTGGAAAAGGAGATCAAGGGTAATTTTGAATTAAAAAATGTAGATTTCAGTTACCCAAACGGAACCCAGGCTTTACATAATGTTTCCATGAAGATAGAGAATGGGAAAACCACGGCATTGGTAGGATTAAGTGGGGCCGGAAAGTCTACGGTCATTAACCTTTTGTGTAAATTTTATCTTCCCGATTCAGGAGAAATCCTGCTGGACGGAGTCAATTTAGATGAATATGACAATACTTTTCTGAGAGACGATTTAGGATTGGTGCTTCAGAAGAACCATATTTTTCAGGGAAGTATTGAGGACAATATCCGTTATGGTGATATGAACGCCAGCTTTGAGGAAATTCAGGAAGCTTCAAAAAAAGCATACCTGCATGACCAGATCCTTGATCTTCCGGATGGTTATCAGCATGATGCCACCCAGCTTTCAGGAGGACAGCAGCAGAGAATTGCCATTGCCAGGTTGTTCCTGAAAAATCCACCGATTATTTTCCTGGATGAGCCAACTGCCAGTCTGGATGCCATTGCTACCGAACAGATTAAAAACTCCCTGGATGCTATCAAAGAAGGGCGTACTGTGGTTATTATTTCTCATTCACTGTCACAGATCCTTGATTCTGATACTATTTATGTGATGAAAAAAGGAAGAGTTGTGGAAAGCGGAACCCATGATGAGCTGGTTCAGCTGAATGGAACCTACCGTGAGATCTTTGATGCTTCTGCCAGAAGTTTAAATCTGGATAAACTGGTAAGTACTTTTAAAGATAACTAA
- a CDS encoding carboxymuconolactone decarboxylase family protein has product MSQRINAFAMGNKAVNALHHMGSQLQHSSLNTSFLELLYFRVSQMNGCAFCLDMHSKELRAKGETEQRIFLVSAWRECSFYTDREKAGLLWAETLTSLNGKEVSDEIYSEVTQHFSETEMLDLTMAVIAINSYNRINIAFGADVGTYQVAEKAQ; this is encoded by the coding sequence ATGTCACAAAGAATTAATGCATTTGCAATGGGAAACAAAGCTGTAAACGCCCTTCATCATATGGGATCCCAGCTACAGCATTCATCACTGAACACTTCATTTCTGGAACTTCTGTATTTCCGGGTTTCCCAGATGAACGGATGTGCTTTCTGCCTGGATATGCACTCCAAAGAATTAAGAGCCAAAGGCGAAACCGAGCAGCGAATATTTCTGGTAAGCGCATGGAGAGAATGCTCTTTTTACACAGACAGGGAAAAGGCCGGATTGCTATGGGCAGAAACCCTAACATCTCTAAACGGGAAAGAGGTTTCCGATGAAATCTATTCTGAAGTCACCCAACATTTTTCCGAAACTGAAATGCTGGATCTCACTATGGCTGTGATTGCAATCAACAGTTATAACAGAATCAATATTGCTTTTGGAGCGGATGTGGGGACTTATCAGGTTGCTGAGAAGGCACAGTAA